The DNA window aaactgtgctatgtagtagggagttgtagtttccaacaggccaatattttaCATAGTTTAATGCAGAAAacttggtaattaactacaatgacccaTTCCACACCTACTTGTCAggtttgtgtgtttattttaccCGCTATGCTATGTTAGTGTGGGGCAGACACGGAGGGAGAATGGCGATTGAGAGGGATAGATAGCAGTTGCTTCGGGAGGTATCTTTTCCttaaaatacatgatctaagtgactgatagttggtattcaacagtcataaaagtatgccttatttactttgatgAACTACAAAAATTTTGATTTTGTTAGACATCAGCTCTATACAGATGAGATGATGCTTGGAATGAAataaaagtcatcaaataaaacaaatgcaatatacaCAACTAAAATATTATTGTAAAGTAATGTGGAATTTTTTTAATATGCAGTAATGGGCAGCCATCAAGGGACATTTAgtattttattctgtgttgttacagcattcaaccaatAACgcatttaacatttaaaaataattatcaAACCCGAAAacttggatatttttttttttttttaaacaatcaaaCCAAACTCAATAAGTACTAATAGCTTATCAGCAGTACCTCTGACCCAAGAACCCACTGCTGATGTGGATACTTGTGTGCACCTGCTGGATGGACAATGAAATGGGAAGCCTGGTCTCTGACTTGAACTGATCAGGGTTTATGTCAATTCggttttcaattcaggaagtaaaattTGCCCATAAACTTCTAtgagcatttttttttaacaaaataacCATTTTAATTTAACATTGAATGGACCCAAAATGGGCAGGTGTAGAAAAGCAGGGGCAGGTAAGGCTGTTTGAAATACCAACTGGACCCTGTATGCCAGTTGCCTTGATATCCCGCTAGGATGTCACAAATAAGTACAACAATAAACACTTCACCCCTTCTCATGTGTGCCAGCAAATAGACATTATccacatgtaacaaataaaaaaaaactactatatgtatgtatataattGTATATTTTAAAAGCATGAAATAAATGTATCTACACGTATATTGGCTATATAGATTCTACTAATGTATCACGGATATAAGGAATGGATGAATAAAGAAAATAATTCAGATAATCCTGTGTGTAAGTCTGTTTGGCACAATGGAGCCAAAGGTTTCACACCACTGGTGCTGAGGTGCCCTGAACAGCAGCAGAGCGACACTAATATTGGTGCCTGTTGAGTTGCAATCACAGATTGCGTTGTAGATTGGGCCTACCTACCACACACGACATCGGCAATTCTTGTTATTCCTCTCATTAGGCCAGCCATTGAATGCTTATAATAAAGCTAGCTGTTGTCCGTCCACCTAGGCCCTAAAGAGGCACAAAGGAATCAACCAATCTAAACAGTCTTGTCCTACAGCACTCAGCAAAACAGTAGCACATAATTGTGCATGACTGCTCCGCCTCCGCCAAGATTGACCAATCCCCATCAATGCTGCATACAGACGTCCTTTTACATCCTCCTTTTGGCTTTTTGTtgcaatttcttttttttaaattttgagcAACAGTTTGATATAACCAGAAGTTATTTTAGTCTTGATGAGTCTTTCCTGACATACGTTTGCATTCATACTGGAAAAAAGAACAGGGATAATGTAATGTGCCAGTTGAATAGTCAGAGTAAAAAGCTCTGGTTTGAATGAATATATACAACCTATGACAAACTTCTTAATTCAGCATAAAAAAAGATCCTCACCAGGGCTAGCTGCCGTCCTATGTTCCCCATGGTTATCACACCAGCGAAGAAGATGCAAGGCAACCAGGAGCGAATGTACAGGAAATCTGGAGAGGTATACCTGAAACAAAACAATAGAACAACTATTAAAACATAGTACAATCCCAAAATGAGCATGAAAATCAACAGAAATATCTCCCGTctcttgaaaaacaaaaacatgaattgCAATTTTGTCTCTAAAGAAAGATTATTCCATTTAAAATGCAGTGTATACCATGCTTTGATTGTAATGGAGGAAACAAAATGCTCCCAATGTttaagtaggcctactccctctGATCAATGTTCTTgaagtttaacacacacacacatttaaagctTCAGGcattctaaaaaaaataaaaataaaaatgattcgCTCTATGGATACAAAGAGCATTTAAACCTGTCCAACAATATTATGAATTTAACAGAAGACAATAGCTCAGCCAGGTGTAAGTTCATGTAATACAGCTATTAGATTTAGCTTACTTAAACATGAATAAGTTACAAGCTGCTACTACTAGACTTGGGatcattttcttaactctttagACCTGTGAAATAAAACAGTAGCTAAATTGAATGGATGTCCTAGTCTGATTAAAATCATTGTGGGAAGTTAGCTAGAGTTAAATCAAAAGGCATTCAGCCATTGCATTGTAAACATTCATttggatagctagctagttacttctGTACAAAATGGTGTTTTTGCTGTTATCCAAAGAAACATCTGGGAATGTGTTTGTTGTTGAATTCTGTTTTCCTTCAAAATTGTTTCTCTGAGCTGGCGCGCAGTGGATGTTTAAGAGACAGACAAGGTTACATAACATCAGCTGCCACAGACCGCAGTATCCGTGCGGAATAGGGTCCGTGCAGAAACAAGTGCGATTAAAAAGAGAAATGGAGATCCGATTAACGGCGTCAAACTTTTTTACGGCATAAAAAATGTAACGCGTTATTAATTACAGTTAACAGCCATTATTATAATATATGTATGTCCTGTAAATTGTATTCTAAGGTATTGTAGTAGTACTCACTGAAAGACTCCGTTGTAGACCAGGAGCTGAGTGGACAGAGTGGCCAGCAGGGCAATGACCACCCCCAGGCCAAAACCAGAGCGAGATCGGTCAAACGTCCACCACAGGCCGATGGACAGGGCCGCCAGTGTCAGGGACAGCTGCACGTTGTTCGCAAAGTCCACTTTCTGAGAGGGCCTGGGTTAAGGACAGCTGAGCTTGTAGTAGGATAGTCCACACAGGAACTATGGTTTCTACTTAAGAGTAAGGCGCTTTCTTGTAAACAGAATATCACGTTTAAAACCCCACATTTTTAGCTTGGTAATCTTATTGTTTTACACATCCTTTGTGTTTATGCACTTTATTCATCCCCTTTATTGCTTCATTTGATTTTACTTCTTTAATTTGATTGTAAAGTGTGTTGCAATTATAAATACACTtaaagttttatttgaatgtGGAAGTGTCATGGGATACTTTTGCCCCATGGTTAACAGGTTTTTACACACATCTTGTATTATGGTATGCACATCAATTCAGTGAGTGTCAGACAGGCAGGTAGGCCTAGAGGATACAGCACTGGCATGGTTGATGCCTACGAACACGGCCACACAGCGCATCACACTGGACCACTCCCGCTTGAACTTGTGGGGCTCGCCGAGCCTACTGTCAATGCACGGATACAACAGACCGATCATTGCTGGGAGAGAGCGGTAGATGGAGAGAgcggtagatggagagagaggaaggcgaTTGCAGGGTGAGATGGAGCAGAAATAGGGAGAGAATCAGAGATCAACAATCAACTTTATTGCTACAGCAGCAATCCGTGCCGTACATTCCTGTTAGTATTGTTGTGGAGAGAAAGGCTGCCATGCCAGCCCATCACATAGCATCAAAGCTATTCTGAcgacaaaagaaacaaaaaacacttCAGGTTGGCCCCCTTTGAAAGTTATAGGTtcaataatacacaagaactgtACAGACAAGTTAAAGTAACTATGTACAGTAAACATGAAGTGCTGCTCTGGTCTTGACTAGTCAATAAAACCCAATAGCTACAGCATGATGCAAACAGCCCAGTGTGCAGTAACAGCGGAAACCTCCAACTCCCCCAGGCTGAGCAGTGGAGCACGGGAGTCTCAGTCTCAGGGGGAAACGGGCCTGGGGCTGTTGTGCCCTTCCACTGGTCCACTAGGGAACAGCAGCTACATCTAATCTCTGTGCTGCAGACCCAGGGGACAACAATTTAATTATTATAGAAGTCAAGTCTGGCGGGcaaaaacctgtgtgtgtgtgtgtgtgtgtgtgtgtgtgtgtgtgtgtgtgtgtgttcgccctACCCGAGGCGGTTCCACAGCAGGGCGGCACCCACCAGGCTGATGAGAAGATGCTACTGATGACATCAGGGGGGAACAGAGTGACATTCCTCTGTACCTGCAGCAAGAGAAAACAATCAGGAGCTACTTTAGTACTCTCTGTCACCTTCTCCTTCAATGTTTTCTTGCTCAAGAGATGTatcattaaaataaaaacaaacatggtCCACCTGCAGCAGATTGAGCACCAAAGCCAAGAACACTCCTATAGAGAACAGCATAAACCCGCGGATCCCCAGATTGGTGTTTCTGTTTGTGATCACCGCGATGTACGGTCCTCTGGAAGGAGTAGTCTGACCGGACCCGGGCGGCTGCTGGTCGCTGACCACTGTAGAGTCGGCCATGGCTGCCAGGGCCGGGGCAACCGTGGAAGCCAGGACAAGAGGAAAAAAAGGAAACGCTAACTTTATCCGCAAGTGATCGTACTGTCCACTGACATCACCAACACCCTGAAACACAAGAACATATTTATGTATTCAAGTATGGCTACATGATCCAACAACCAACCACAGACAGCCCAGAGGTGTGGACTGTAAAAACAgcgcagatgcaaagtttggtaacagaatgacggtttgtGCTGTTTATACCATCATTCTGTCACCAAacgttgcatctgcactgttcaaatgtgtctttgtgagaaaaataataattacaaattaaaagtcgtccttgtgcatagagttctaTGGTTAGTTGTCCCCCAATAAGAAATTAGGGAGGGCACTGTGCATCTGTCTCCATCCAGTCTTACGTTAGTCACACGCAATCTCATAGCACTGGCACGATGACgacgaaacttgggtgaatgatgcatcttgccatagagatcaggcaattacaaaattacactgattggccagatggtggcACTATAATACGTTTTAAAATGCTACTTTTGAAAGGTCATGCCCATCACCCTGATTGACCTAAGTCATGAAATTCAGTACATAAGTCCCTATCACAATGAACAAATTTGCCCCGGGGACCCCTGCATGACatactttcaccattttgaattGAGAAAAAACACACTTAAAAACGCTACTCTTCTGGCACCGAATGACCAATCTGCACAAACCTTGATATGTTGTATCTAGGTACAAAGGTCTTAATGCAATTTTTTCTAGACAAGTAcctaaaacagcttctattaaccaataaacattcacatgggggtgtggtctggcacataaatgcatataaagCAGTGAAGGATATTCATATTGTAACACCCTTTGGTagactcaacatatgcaagaACATTCTTATCGACCACCCGGTGACGCTCTAACGGACATGTTCAtctctcttgatctgtttgactcagagCGCTGAAACGTGGCACACACGCTAAGGGATATGAGTGTATTTAATCCACTCGGTATCAGACACCACTGCCCCGATTTTGACTAAACTTGCTTAAATGATGCGTCTTGTCATAAAGAGCTGGTATTGACAAAATGACATTGATTGTCCCAAGggtgccttcagaagtattcacacctcttgacttttccacattttgttgtgttacagcctgaatataaaatgtattaaatggaaaattggtcactggcctacataataccccattatgtcaaagtggaattatgtttttagaaatgtttacaaactcattaaaaatgaaaaacgtaCATGTCTTGAGTCCATAAGTagcaacccctttgttatgacaagcgtaaataagttcaggagtaaaaatgtgcataacaagtcacagaagttgcatggactcactgtgtgcaataagtgttcagcatgatttttgaaagactaccatctctgtaccccacacatacagaaaaTTGTAAGGCTCCGCAgtggagcagtgaatttcaaacacttattcaaccacaaagaccagggagattttccaatgcctcagaAAGAAGGGCACCTGCTGGTAGATGgccaaaaaaagaagaaaaaagctgacatttaatttccctttgtgcatggtgaagttattaattacactggatggtgcatcaatacacccagtcacaacaaagatacaggtgtccttcctaactcggttgccgaagaggaaggcaactgctcagggatttcaccacaaggccaatggtgactttaaaacagttagagtttaatggcagtgataggagaaaacagatgATGGATCAACACTGAGTACGTTTACATGTGCAGGAATAATTAAATATATAGTCATGTAAACTCCTTATCTTTAAATCGGCGtaaggtcaaaatcaaagtaagcatATGCCGATTTAAACACCTGgattctgagcaatctttcaaattattaggacatgtaaacaccttaaaaATCAGCattccagctgtgtatttgatctgcaaATGTGCCAGCATTGGTAGCGCAAACCTCCCTCTTTAGCGAGActgaagtgagttcggaacaactgaatgtatgcatcttagaaatagtttcgCATACAAACgttatatgtccgaactcagaatcaaatatacattccaaaaataacatggtctctgtggtagaacgtttattttttggagcgattttctgcatttatgaAAGCGCCATCAGGCAGCTGGATTACAGATGTGTTCATAtaaaaacaggattattaggaaaATGATTCTTTGTGCAAAAATCTGACTATCCATAATAAATCACATTGTGCATAcaaaaaatgtgggaaagaaattaactttatgtcctgaatacaaaaagttatgtttggggcaaatccagaaacacatcactgagtactactcgtcataatttcaagcatagtggtggctgcatcatgttatggatgtgcttgtcattggcaagaactagggagttttttgttgttgataaaaataaacagaatagagctaagcacaggcaaaatcctagaggaaaccctggttcagtctgctttccatcagacactgggaggcaaattcacctttcagcaggacaataacctaaaacacaaggccaaatatacactggagttgcttaccaagacgacattgaatgttcctgagtggcctagttacagtttggacttaaaccGTCTTGAAAATCtctgtcaagacttgaaaatggctgattatcaatgatcaacaaccaacttgacagagcttgaagattttttaaaataatgtgcaaataatgtacaatccaggtgtgcaaaactcttagaggcttaccccaaaagactcaaCTGTAATCACTGgctaaggtgattctaacatgcattggcTCAAAggtgtgaatacgtatgtaaattcgatatttttggttttcattttcaatacatctaaaacatgttttcattttgtcattatggggtattgtgtgtagattggtgaaagaaaaaaattcaggctgtaacacaaaatgtggaataagtgaagaggtatgaatacttttagTCACACGTGATCTCAGACACCACTAGCCCGATTTTGACGAAACCTGGGTGAATTATGCATCTTGCCATAGAgatatgtaataaaaaaaattacacagATTAATTGCtttttcaaattattttttaaatatatcatACAACCAGCTGTCATAAGACACAAAACTTACTTCCCATGCAGTCACAAGCTGCATTATTCCTGGGGGACAACATGTTTAATGTTGCCTTGTTTAAAATGTGTAagtcattggtttttgtttgacaaacattttaaagtgaagaatctgagtctcagcatcccTCTAACTGTGGAATTTCCCCTGGCTAGCTAGTCAattgagccccacagtggaggagTCGTAATACCCGTAAAATCTAGCAGTCAAAACAGAGAAATGTTTCCAATcgttttttccaccattcatttttagaaacacttaaaataaaataaggcCTGTATTTCGTGTAggtttaccctggcgtgacgttttgataaccatgtaaatctctcgggAAAACGTGACTTTAAATCAACATATTTCCGctttatttactctcagatttgaaaatgctattagcgtcaaagtagacatcatgcaagactacaaatccctgtaaGCACCAGCATGTCATCTCTCACAGACAGCTTTGCTAACaagtattgtgtcaatttaaaacttgcacaagacagttcacagaaatGTCATTTTAAAAGAAACGTACCACATTTGGCTaacagatagttaatccagagattcttaccatTGCCTCAATTtggcagtctcatccagatcattatggcatttgtagttatgatagccacattggcagctaattagcatttcatttttggggggtaaatacacacaaatatattgataaaagtcaccttgtcctagagatttACAGGGTTATCAAAACTTCACGCCAGGGTAAACCTACATGGAACACAGCCCTTATTAAGTgttaacatttttggggggagaaaatgtatggtggaaaaaatgactggaaccatttccctgtttgaccgctaggttttatgggtattatgactcaatGTGGTAATCTATGTTAATGCCTTAACTAGAGTATTCATATTCTACAGTTAATTTCTTTATAGTCTCAAGAAGAGGAAAATCTAATTGcattggtcacatgcacagaatacgACAGGTATAGACAGTAATTTGGCTTTACatacaccaaaccacacacacactacatggccACTGGTAtgtgtggacactccttcaaattagtgaattcttctatttcagccacaccagttgctgacaggtgtataaaattgagcacacagccatgcaatctccatagacaaacatcggcagcagaatggcccgtactgaagagctcagtgacttaacgtggcaccgtcataggatgccacctttccaacaagtcagttcatacaATTTCAGCCCCGTtacagctgccctggtcaactaagtgctgttattgccgAGAGCTTAAGCGTGTAGTGTGTAAAAAGTATCTGTCCTcgggtgcaacactcactactgagttccagcaaaataactgtttgtctggagcgTCATGAAACTTCCATGGTtgagtagccgcacacaagcatcggctggagtggtgtaaaactcgctgccattgggctctggagtagtggaaacgcgttctctggagtgattaatcatgcttcactatctggcagtccgacaggtGAATCTGGGttgacatcaaccccatcgagTACATGAAATGGGACGAcgtctgcgagccaggcctaattgcccaacatcagtgcccgacctcactaattctcgtggctgaatgaaagcaagtcccagtagcaatgttccaacatctagtggaaagccttcccagaagagtggaggctgatatagtagcaaagggggaccaactccatatcaacGCTCATGATTTTGTATTGagacgttcgacgagcaggtgtccacatacactacatggccaaaagtatgtttAGCCTCAAATGATTGCACACGTTTGCCATATTGTTCGCTACTTTAagacctagctagctacctacctacaTGCATGTATAAACGTTTCATCTACGAACTGAGAGCTGATAACAGTAACGTGTGTCAGTATTTGCAGAGCAACGTAACGTTAGTAACTTTGTTAGCTCGTTGTGATGACcgtagctatctaacgttagctactatAATGCTAGAAGATAGCCAgccaactactgtagctagctggcaTTATACTTTTCAAAACACAATGTTGGATACAAA is part of the Salvelinus sp. IW2-2015 linkage group LG36, ASM291031v2, whole genome shotgun sequence genome and encodes:
- the LOC111959560 gene encoding insulin-induced gene 2 protein isoform X4, with product MADSTVVSDQQPPGSGQTTPSRGPYIAVITNRNTNLGIRGFMLFSIGVFLALVLNLLQVQRNVTLFPPDVISSIFSSAWWVPPCCGTASAMIGLLYPCIDSRLGEPHKFKREWSSVMRCVAVFVGINHASAKVDFANNVQLSLTLAALSIGLWWTFDRSRSGFGLGVVIALLATLSTQLLVYNGVFQYTSPDFLYIRSWLPCIFFAGVITMGNIGRQLALICR
- the LOC111959560 gene encoding insulin-induced gene 2 protein isoform X2, yielding MADSTVVSDQQPPGSGQTTPSRGPYIAVITNRNTNLGIRGFMLFSIGVFLALVLNLLQVQRNVTLFPPDVISSIFSSAWWVPPCCGTASAMIGLLYPCIDSRLGEPHKFKREWSSVMRCVAVFVGINHASAKVDFANNVQLSLTLAALSIGLWWTFDRSRSGFGLGVVIALLATLSTQLLVYNGVFQYTSPDFLYIRSWLPCIFFAGVITMGNIGRQLALGLGGRTTASFIISIQWLA
- the LOC111959560 gene encoding insulin-induced gene 2 protein isoform X3; the encoded protein is MADSTVVSDQQPPGSGQTTPSRGPYIAVITNRNTNLGIRGFMLFSIGVFLALVLNLLQVQRNVTLFPPDVISSIFSSAWWVPPCCGTASAMIGLLYPCIDSRLGEPHKFKREWSSVMRCVAVFVGINHASAKVDFANNVQLSLTLAALSIGLWWTFDRSRSGFGLGVVIALLATLSTQLLVYNGVFQYTSPDFLYIRSWLPCIFFAGVITMGNIGRQLALYECKRMSGKTHQD
- the LOC111959560 gene encoding insulin-induced gene 2 protein isoform X1, translating into MADSTVVSDQQPPGSGQTTPSRGPYIAVITNRNTNLGIRGFMLFSIGVFLALVLNLLQVQRNVTLFPPDVISSIFSSAWWVPPCCGTASAMIGLLYPCIDSRLGEPHKFKREWSSVMRCVAVFVGINHASAKVDFANNVQLSLTLAALSIGLWWTFDRSRSGFGLGVVIALLATLSTQLLVYNGVFQYTSPDFLYIRSWLPCIFFAGVITMGNIGRQLALTINAYMFHLVRKFNRHSPSKLSTLHL